The genome window GTGGATTTTATGTGCGTAAATAAAGACGGCAAAAATATAAAGCGTAGATAAAAATCTAAATTTTAGATTTACGCTTTTAATTTTGGGTTTGGTTTGGCGGCTAAATTTGGTCCTAAACTGGGAGAGATAAATTTACGGGCGGTTTTGTTAAATTTGACTGCCGATGAGTGGGTTTCTCGGCCTAATCGTTAAATTTGGATGCGGATAACGGCGGTAAATTTAACCCATATTGTTCAAATTTACGCCGACTTTCAAATTTGACCTAAATTTGCATTCAAATTTGCTTGCTTGTTCGGTCAAATTTAACCCGCACTCTCACTTGATCGCCGTCAAATTTACCTAAAGCTTATCTGTGCGTCGTCCGTGCCGTCTTCTAGCAAGATGTTGTAGCCGCCGGTATTTGGCGGGCGTTTATAGATATCTTGCGGGCGGATATCCAGCACCTCGTCGCTGAAAAACACGCATTCGCGCTCGCCCGTATCCACGTCGCGCACCCAGATTTTGCCGTCGTCCACGATCTCTTCGTCAAACTCTATCACGCGGTTTTCGTAAATTTTGCCCAGCAGTCGCTCGTGTAAGCGGTTCTCGCGCTCAAACTCCAGCTCTGCTTGCAAGCACTCCGCCTCGTCGATGAAAATAGGCTCCAGCGCGATCTTATCGCCCTCTAGCACGCACTCGAATTTCTCCAGCGTAGAGCAGTCCACCTCGCTGCCACCCAGCCTCACGACGTCTTTGTTGCGCATGAAGTAGCGGTTGGTGAGGTTGCCCATCAGCGCCTCGTACGCCGTGCCGCCGATCGCGCGCTTAAGCAAAAACTCGTTTTGAAACGCCAGCACCAGCTCCACCTCGCACTCGCGCAGGATCTCTTCGTTTAGCTCGGTGTTCTCGCTTAGCAGCTTCGCCGACTCGTCGAGAAATAGGCTAATAGGCCTTTTTTGCTTCATCGTTACGCGCTTTAAAAGCTCGGGCAGAAAGCTGTTTAGTAGGAAGCTCAGCGCACTTTTGTCGCAGCTTGCGGCGTTAAATATCACGATCTTGCCGCTATTTAGCAGCCCTGCGATACTCGCGTCGCCCGCAGCGCCGTCTCCGTCGCCGTTTAGCGAGTCGTCGTTCATGAGGCCTAGAAACGGCGACATCATCATCGAGTAGTTGCGAAAATCGTCTCTCGTGCGTTCGTCGCCGATGTCCTTGTAGCGGCTCGTCGCGTCCAAAAACTCGTCCGCGGTCGCTAAAAACGCGCGGTTTATCATTATCGTCTCGCGGGTGAAATTTAGCGTCGAGGAGTCGAGATTGTCGCAGATTAGATTTAGCGCGTCTTTAAACTCGAGCATCTTTTCTAGGTCTTGCGAGAGGCGCAGTATCGTAGCGACGTCAAAGGTAAAATCCCGCGCGAGCGTGCACACGTCGGCGTAAAAGGCGTCTGTGTAGCAGTCGTTTAGCGGCGTGATTTTTTTAGCGAAAATTTTAAGCGCCTTTAGCACTTTAAAAAACTCCGTCGCGATGCTCGAGCCAAACTCTTCCCAAAACTTCTCCCTCGACTCCATCGGCTTTTTCACGCAGTTTTTAAAGTCGCGCGGCTTCATCGATGCGATGAGGTTTATCGGCGCATCTAGCCTCGCACCCACGCTCACGACGTCTTTTAGACGGCCCGCTCTGCGCGCTAGAGCCTTGATTTTGGCGCTCTCGCCGCCTTTATAATCCACGGCAAACACCGCGTAGCCTTTTTGCATGCGGTCAAGCAGATTCGGATATATCATCGCCGTCGTCTTGCCGCTGCCGGTTTCTCCGATGATGGCTGCGTGCGTGAAGTCGCTAGGTATCAGCGCGCCTTTTTTCTCCGCGTTTTCCCGCGTTCTCGTAAATCCCATTATTTTTTGCATATTTTTCCTTGTTGGGGGCGATTGTAACGAAATTTGGTTTAAAGATTTAAATTTGACGGGGCGGCGAGCGGGTCAAATTTACTGCGGGACGTGATGAGAATCTAGCCTGCAAAACCCGCACCGCGAAAACGCTAGATCAAATTTGAGCTTTAGCGGAGCAGGGCGGGTCATGCCGAAATTCGGCTCAAATTTGCCGCAAGCGGGCGAAACTACTCCGCTTTTTTGCAGACGGCGGCCGAGTGCGTGAGCAGATCGTGCAAATTTAGTGCGTCCTTGCGAAAAAAACAGAGGCAAAGTCCGACCATGCTAACGCCTGAGAGCAAAAAGCAGATGTAACGGAGCAAAACGCGCGCAAAGCCGAGCTTGCGGCCGCTGTGTAGGTCGATGAGGTAGATATTTTGCGAGCGGTAGCCGGGCGTCTGGGCTTTGATCGCAAAAAAGGCGCAGCAGATGAGAGCGACTGCGAAATTTGCCCCGAATATCGCGGTTTGGTTGTGCAAAAAGTCGTCTTTGCCGTCCAAAAAAACATAGGTCGTGAGGTAGTATATCGGCATCCCTATCAAAAAAAGATCGGTGATAAAGGCCTTTACTCGCGCGCCGATGCTGGCTAGTTGCGCTTTTTGTTTCGCCAAATTTACTCCTTTTGTTTTTATTTTCGGACGCGTGCTTTGAGTTTTTGAGCGTCAAATTTGCTCGCTACCGACTAAATTTATGCTCTTTTACTTTTGCTGCGGCAAATTTACGTCTGCTTGTGCTGCCGCTTCGGTGCAGTAAATTTGCGGCTCGTTTCCGCGCGCCCGCCGCTTGCGCCGCCTTATCAGCCGACCTTGCCCAGCTCATAAACGAGGCTTTGGTTGCGGGCGAATTAATTTATTTTCTCGGTGCGGCGCAATCTTTATGGGTTCTGCCGTCTTTGTTTGTTTTTGGCTTTGCAGCCGTTTGCGATAATCGATAATTTTCGTCTCTCATGTTTTTGCTAGGCCTGTTTGCGCTTGATTTACTGCCCGAGATACCACAAAATTCGGCTTGCCGAGTCAAATTTGATTTGCGATCGGTTTGCGTTCATTGACGCCCGCAAAATCCGTCCAAATTTGCGGGGCTAAATCAAACATAGCCGCGAAATTTAACAAATTTAGTTGCCTCTGCTGCCGGGTTTTATCGCCTTGCTTCCGTTGGCGCAGAGTGGGCAATTTGCGGGTTCGTAAATCTCAAACTCAAAGTTTCCAAGCGCGAAAAACGGCTTGTCGGCGGGTAGTTTGGCGCTAGCTTTAGCGACGCTGCCCGCTAAATTTGCGACCTTGCAAAAGCCGCGATTAGCAAGCGCGGCAAACGCCACGACCTTGCCGCCTAGGCTCTCAATCACGCGCGCGGCCTCCAGCGCCGAGCCGCCCGTGGTGATGATGTCCTCGCAGATGACGAATCGCTCGCCTTCCCTTACCTCAAAGCCTCGTCGCAGGCTCATCACACGCTCGACTCGCTCGGTAAAGATAAAGCGCTTTTTCGCCGCGCGAGCTAGCTCGTAGCCGGCCAAAATGCCGCCTAGAGCGGGAGAACAGACGCTGTCAAACTCTACGCCCGATTTTTCGATGACGGCGGCTAGCTCGTCAGCTAGGGCGCCTGCTAGCTGCGGATCTTCGAGCACTTTGGCGCTTTGGAGATAAAACTGCGAGTGGTTGCCGCTGCTAAGCAAAAAATGCCCCTGCAAAAACGCGCCCGCGTCCTTGTAAATTTTCTCTAAATTCATCGTTTTTCCTTTGTAAAATTTGAGCGAATTTTACCCTAAGCGCGCTTAAGCTACTATTTTTTGAGCTTTTGGCGGCTTGCGATTTTGCGTTATTATAAGCCTATGCCGAGCAAAAACGGCTAGCAATTTTAAATTTGGATATAAAATTTTGGTAAAAGCAAGTATGGTGTGATAAATTTAAAATTTGGACGAAATAGATAAACGTGCTTTTAGGTGTAGCAAAAGCGGATTAATATTTATGTTAAACGCGAAATAGCGGAAGGTTTTTATAAAAGAAGCGGCTCGTCAAATTTAACGAGCCGTACGTAAATTTTAAACTTTTAAAAGTTCGCTCTCTTTTTCTTTTACGAGCGAGTCGATCTTTGACGTGTAGCTGTCGGTGATCTTTTGGACTTCGTCTTGCCCTTTTTTGCTCTCGTCTTCTGTGATAGCTTTATCTTTTTCTAGCTTTTTAACCTCGTCGTTCGCGTCTTTTCTGATGTTTCTTATGCTGACTTTGGCTTTTTCACCAAATGCCTTAGCGTGCTTTGCGTTTTCTTGGCGTTGCTCGACCGTCATCGGAGGGAAAAATAGCTTCACGCTCTCGCCGTCGTTGTTCGGATTTACGCCGATATTTGCCGCAGAGATCGCTGCGGTGATAGTTTTTAGCATCGGTTTTTCCCACGGCGTTATGCTTATGGTGCTAGCATCGCTAGTTAGTACGGTGGCTACTTGGTTTAGCGGGGTTTGGCTACCGTAATAATCCACATAAATATTATCGACTATGCTTATATTTACCTTGCCTGTGCGAAGCGTGCTAAAGTCGCGTTTTAGGCCCTCGATACACTTGTCGCTATGCTCTTTTTGCTTTTTGTAAATTTCATTCAGCATTTATATCCTTTACTAAAATTTTTGTCGTCGTTTTTCCGTTTACTTTAAGGCTCATTCTGACTTTATATCGGTCGATCGGCTTGTTAAATTTAAGCGTCATCTGTCCGTTTTCAAGCTTGACCTTTTTTGTCTGCTGTCCCGTCATCGAGAAGTAGCCGTGCGTCGCATTCTCGTCGGTTTTGATGATAAGTTCGCTAATCTTATTATCCTTCGGATAGTCTTGCGGAAGTATCCATTCGGCTTTTAGAAATTTACTAGCAAGCGCGGATGGCAGGTGCGTACCGTTCATCGCAGGGATCCTATCTAGTTCATGCAGATCGCTATCTGCCGCGACTGCGCCAGAGTTTTGGCTGAGTATCACCTCGATACCGTGCTCTATCGCGACGTCGCGTACCCTGTCGTTATATTCGCCGAAAGGATAGGCGAAATATCGCGGCTTGTAGCCCATATTTTTTTCAAATTTGCCTATGCCGTCCTCAAAGTCGTTTTTTAATTTTTCCTCGTTAAGACCGACCATGTGTAAGTGACCGTAGGAGTGATAGCCGACTTCGCCGTATTTTTCGATCTCTTTGATCTGCTCAAAGGTCATAAAGTCGCCGTATTTTCGTGCGGTAGCCTCGACGTAAATCATCAGCGCAAACGGATATCCGTACTCTAAAAATATCGGCAAGCCTTTTTCGTAAAAGCTCTTGTAGCCGTCGTCTACGGTTAAAACAACCCAATTATCAGATACCGGCTCGCCGTTTTTTATCGCGTCCACGAGCTTTGAAAGCGGGATGACCTCGTAGCCTTTTTCTTTAAAATAGTCAAACTGTTCGCGTAAATTTTTGCTAGAGATGTTGGTAGTCGGGTGTCTATCGTCGTCAAATCTGTGATAGTTAAAGATATGCGCATCTGCAAGCGCAAACTGCGCCATTGCAAAAAATGCAAGCGCGGAAACTAATTTTTTCATTGACGCTCCTTATTTTTGCTCGCTTACCGGAGCCTCTGGAGCTGCAGGAGCGCTAGGAGCTTGCGGAACGACTGCCTCTGGAGCCGCAGGTAGCGACGAAGTATCGACGCTATCTATGAGAGATTTGCTGCTTTGAGTGTTGTAAACATAGCTTAGCGCTAGGGTATTTAGGATAAATAAAACGCCCACTACGAAGGTAAATTTGGCCAAAAATCCGGCCGGTCCTTTTGCGCCAAATAGGCTTTCGTTGCTGCCGCTATACGCGCCCAGTCCGATAGAGGAACTTTTCTGAAGCAAAACGGCGATCGTCAAAACTACCGCGAAAATAAACTGCAATACTAAAAAAAGCGAATCCATAAAAATCCTTTTAAATTTTCAAAATTAGTCGCGATTATACTAAAAAAGTTTTGAATTTGGGTTAAATTTCTTTTTCTATCTCATAAAGTTCGTAGCGCACGGCCTTAAAAATCTCGGAAATTTTAACGTCGATGAGCTTAAAACACTCCTCTAAAACCCTTGCGCTTTCTTGCGCGCGTTTGATGTTGGCGGTTTGTAAATCGTCCAAATTTAGGCGGATTTGCTCGTCTTTTAGGCTCGGTTTTAGCACGTCGTTTGCGGCGTCGCGAAATTTTAAGAATTCTTTTTGCGGGATTTTTGCTTTGTGGCGGAGATTTTTGATTTTTTTAGCGAGGGCTAGGTCGTCAAAGCCGTAACGTCTGACGTCCTCGACGACTCTAAGCCCTTCTTTTAAGCGGTTTAAATTTGCGTCTATTACGCGGTAGAGCCGCTCATCGTTAGTCATCGCTATTAAAAAATCCTAAAATTCTAAGCAATGAAACGAATAAATTTAAGAAATCAAGGTAAAGATCAACTGCGCCCTCGATCGGAGTTTCGTAGTTGCCGCGTATGATATTTTGCGTATCGTAAAGGATGTACGCGCTAAATAAAACAGCGGCTACGCACGATAGCGCTACCTGAAAAATCGGACTTTGGAAGAATAAATTTAGTAGCATAGCCACGAGCAAAACGATAAGCGTGATGAAAAGCATCTTGCCCAACGCGGTAAAGTCGCGCTTGGTGTTCATCGCAAACACGCTAAGTCCGCCGAATGCTACCGTCGTAAGCGTAAAGGCCTGGGCTACTATCGCCGCGCCTCCGGGCATCGCAAAAGTGCGTCCTAAAATAGGCGTAAGCGTAAGTCCGCTAACGAAAGTAAAGGCAAAAAGCAGGATCAAATTTAAGCCCGCTTTGCGTTTGGCAAACATTAAACCGACCAAAAGTCCTAGCTCAAGTATCACAAATAGCCAGTAGTTGCTCGCTACCGTCGCTCCCAGCGAGCTGTAAAGCCCGACGTAAGCTCCGACGCTGGCTGCTAAAAGCGAAGCCGCGAAAAGCTGATAGGTTTGTTTGATAAACGTGCTAAGCGCGCTTTGCGAATATTCGCTCGCAACCTCGTGCTCTCTTGAGTTTGCATAGTTTCTGTCATATAAACTCATTTTTTCTCCTTTTTTAAATTTTGACGCAAATTTAGCCAAAAATAGGTAAATAATATATAAAAGATCGCTGAATTTGACGCGCGAAAAGCATTTTAAAAAATTTTAACGAACTTTGAAACGTTTTTGATATAATATTTTATAATTTTTTATACGGGAAAGCAGATGCAAGGTATCTTAGACGGCGCAGTTAAATTTATGGAAGAGGATTTTTTAGAGCATAAGGAGCTTTTTGAGAGTCTGGGCGAGAAACAGACGCCGCACACTCTTTTTGTCGGCTGTATCGACTCGCGCGTGGTGCCTAGCCTCATAACAAACACGGTTCCGGGCGATCTCGTAGTCGTGCGAAATATCGCAAACATCGTGCCCCCATACCGCAAAAGCGAGGAGTTTTTGGCTACGACCTCGGCGATCGAGTACGCCTTGCAAACGCTAAACGTACAAAACGTCATCATCTGCGGGCACAGTAACTGCGGCGGTTGTGCGGCTTTGTGGATGGATGAGGCTAAATTTAGCAAAACGCCAAACGTAAAGCGCTGGCTTGACTTGCTAGAACCCGTAAAAAAGCGCGTGCAAAAGCTTTTCGGCGACAATATCGCAAAAAGAGAGTGGATAACCGAACGCCTAAGCCTTGTAAATTCGTTTGAAAATTTACTGAGCTATCCCGACGTCAAGGCTAAATTTAGAGACGGGGAGCTAAAAATTTACGCCTGGCACTACATAATAGAAACGGGCGAAATTTATAACTACAACTTCGTAACAAAGAGCTTTAAACTGCTAGGAGTCGAGAAATGAGAAAAATTTTAGCCGCCGTTTTTGCGCTGTGCATTAGCTTAAATTTGTTCGCAAATACCGCAAGCGACGATCTAAACGCAACCGACATCCTAAGCGTCGTAAATCAAATCAACGAAGCAAACTCGCAGATCGCCGTTATCAAGGCGCAGTCGGCTGAAAATAACGAAACCGCCGATAAAAACGTGCTTTTTAGAACGGTCCTGGAGAAAAAAGAAAAACTGATCGAGCAGATCCCCTACCTCATCATGCAAATCGAAATCGACGAGGAACAGGTGCAAAATTTCAAACAAGAGATGCAAGATCTAGAGACGAAAACCAAAAAGCTAAAAAACTCTAGCAATCAAAATTTATACGTCAAAAACATGCTCGAGCTTGAGCGCATGCGGCTTGACGAGCTATTTTACTCCTCGCTTTTAAATTTGGAAAATATCTTTAAAGAGGGCGGCAAAGCCGTAAACGTCAAACTTGCCGTCGAGGAGACGCTGCTTAGCTTTCAGACCGAGTTTTACGCGCAGTTTAAGGCCTTTAAAGACTCGTTAAGCGAAGAAGTAGCCCTAGCGCATAAAGGCGAGCTAGACGCGTTAGAGGCGCACAAAAAGACGCTTGAAGAGATACTTCACTATCTGCGCGATAATGCCGAGCTGCTCACGTCAAACTATATCATCTCGGAGCTAAATTTAAAAACGGCGATTGATTTTATCAATGAAAAGGCATCGTTTACGAGCAAATTTAACGTCGGCAAGGCTGCGATTATATTCGTCGTATTTTTGTTTTTCGTCTCGTTTACGACGCTGCTTAGTAAGCTCACGCTGTGGGCGTTAATGAAATTTTTCGTCAAGCACGACTCGGATAGACAGACGAAAGGGCGCATCGTCGAGATCATCAAACGCCCGATGCTGCTCACCCTTATCGCCTACGCGATAGATATATGCGTCTCGATCGCGTATTATCCGGCTCCGATGCCGATAAAATTTGCAAATTTCCTCACGATCACTTTTGTTATCGCCGTCACTTGGCTCATACTTAGCGTACTAAACGGCTACGGCATGGTGCTCATCAACGAACTCACCAAAAAAAGCGGGCGCAAAGAGGTGATAAATTTGATCCTAAAGATCATCTATTTCATCATCTTTGTTATCGCGCTACTTATCGTGCTTAGCAAGCTCGGATTTAACGTCAGCGCTATCATCGCGTCTCTTGGTATTGGCGGCCTTGCTGTAGCTCTTGCGACTAAGGATATTTTGGCGAATTTCTTTGCCTCCGTTATGCTGCTCTTTGACAACTCGTTTTCGCAAGGCGACTGGATCGTATGCGGCGACATCGAGGGAACGGTCGTGGAGATCGGGCTTAGAAAAACGACCGTGCGAACCTTTGATAACGCCCTTATATTCGTGCCAAACTCAAAGCTAGCTAGCGATCCGATCCGAAACTGGAGTAGGCGAAAGATGGGACGGCGCATCAGGATGCTAATCGGGCTAGAATACAGCGCCACGACCGAGCAGATCAAAAAGTGCGTCGATGAGATCAAACAGATGCTAATCGACCACCCAGACATCGCAAAGGGCGACGATATGGGCTCGAAAAAGGCTAGTCGATACGACCGCGGTATCGTCTCGATCGATGATCTGGCCGGATATAAGTCGAATTTATTCGTCGTCGTGGACGAGTTTGCGGATAGCTCGATAAATATCCTCGTGTACTGCTTTTCAAAGACGATAGTTTGGGGCGAGTTTTTGGCCGTCAAAGAGGACGTGATGCTAAAAATAATGAATATCGTAGAGGCCAACGGGCTTGGATTTGCCTTCCCTAGCCAGAGCCTATATGTCGAAGAAGTGAAAAAATAATTTTAAAGGAGAGAAAATGAGCGAAGAATTTGACTACGAAGAGGAAGATCTGGAGGAGGAATACTCCGAATTTGACGACGAGAGATCCGAGCGATACAGCTATAACTACGATGAGAACGACTACGAATACGGCGACGAAGACGAAGAGGATAGCTACGAGATGTGATTTGCGCTCAAATTCGGCTTTGCGGGGCAAATTGTCGGCAGGCCGAATTTTGGAGCGTTTAAATTTAGCTTTTACGAGTAAATTCGGCGCGTATTTTTAGCTAATTTTGAGCCGAATTCGGCTTAAGACAGGACGGTTTGGCCATTTTGTATAGACTTTGTTTTTGTGCGATATGCAAATTTGTCTTTTTTAATTATTCTAGCAACCGCCACCTTCAAATTTAGGCATTTATATCAAGTTTTCGGATTTTATTTAGAGCTTCTAAAAGCTTGGTTACGTCCGTCCCTTTTTCCTGTTCGGCTTTGATAAATTTCTCGAAAAACTCGCGCTTTATATCCTTGTAAACATAGGTTTGGCTTTTGCTAGTAGCGTGGATAGGTTTAAATTTCTTTTCTTTCGCAGCGTCTGCTTGCGCTTCCTCTTTGGCCGTTTTGTCAAAATCGCCCTTTTTTAGCGCGATTTTTTGTAGCGCGTCTCCGATACTCTCGCCGTTTTTAAATACGTCTTTTAGAAATTTAAGAAACTCTTTTTTGCTCGCTTCGTCCGCGTAGCTCACGCGATCTTCTATCTCTTGCCCAAGAAGCGTAATGCGCTCTTTTGCGGGCGTTTGGTCGAAATTTAGCGCGCCGTCCTTGAACGAAATTTTGACGTTTGCGTATTCTCCTAGGATTTTATTTGCCGCGTGCTCGAGCCATTTATCTTTAAACTCCTCCTCGCTCATATCTGAATCCAGTAGCTTCGAGGCTTTGGCGTCCATTATCAGGCCGCTGCCGCTACGCATACCAAGCCCCGTACCAAACCCGCCCAGATCCACGTTAAATTTACTCAAAAACTTATCCACGCTAAAGACATCCTGCCTAAATATATCGGACGGATCGCCCGCGTGCGCGATCAGAGCTCGCGTGCTATCTACGAAGCTTTTTAGCTCGGCGGCTTTTTCTTTGTCGGTACTCGGATCAAGCCCGTTCATCTTGCCCCAGATGCTGATTTTATCGTCTCTCGTGTAGCCGCTTAGATAAAATATCCTCCTCACAGCTACGGGCTCGTCCGGCTTTAGTCCAAGCTCCTTACGCCAATCATCCACAACCTTTTCAAACCCCATTTTTATGCCCAACCACATGCTTAAATTTTTACCCGTTAGCTTTTCTGGATCAACCTTGTCCGCCCAAATTTTTAGTTGGTCGTAGTTTAATTTGCTTGGATTTACCGTATCGTAATTCATCTGTGCCGTCAAATTTGACATCAAATTCGCCGCTTCTTTTTTCTCGCGTGTTTTTAAATTTTGCCCGCGAGCGCCGCTAAAATCGAAATTTGCATTTGCGTTAAATCCGTTTACGCCGCCTATCATCTAAAATCCTTTTAAAATTTGGCTTTCTAACGATATCGGCAAAATTTGAGGAAAATTTAGTGCAGAAAAATTTAACGCGGCTTGCTCGCTAGCAAGTATTTGCGCAAATTTATTTTATTCAAAATCCTTCCGCGGGCTTACGCAGTACGTGCCGCGACCAGAGTGTTTTGCTTTATAAAGAGCATCGTCGGCTCGCTGAAGCAGTAGATCAAAGGAGTTAGGCCCGGTCCTTCCCTCCGCGATGCCCGCGCTCACGCATAGTCTGTTAAATAGGGGATTTTCTTGACAAATTTTAAAAAATCGGTCGATCAAAATTTGCACCCTAGGCGCGATGCTTTGCGCGGTAGCTCCGTCGGTAAATATCGAGATAAACTCGTCCCCGCCGATACGCACGTTCATAGCGTCGGCAAAAATCTCTTTTATCAGCTCCGCGATCGCGACCAGAGCCTTATCGCCCGCCTGATGTCCGTGCTCGTCGTTTACCTGCTTAAAGCGATCCAGATCCATATAAAGTATGCTCATACGTACCGTTTTTAGCCCGTCTAAAAAGGCGTCTAGCTGGTTGCGGTTGGCTAGCCCCGTGAGCTTGGTCGTAGTGGGCTAGATATTTGATATTTTGCAGATACTCGTGCTCTTTCGTCACGTCGCGCGCGATGCCGACGGTACCGATGATCGTCTCGCCGTCAAATATCGGCGTTTTATACGTTTTTAGCTTGCTTAGTTTGCCGTCCGCGCGCATAACCTCCTCGTCAAAAAGGCAGGTCTTACGCGCTGCGACGACGTCGTCCTCGGTCTGGACGCAGACATAGTCAGTTTGCTCGTAGATTTCTTTTGGGATATCCCAGATGTAGTAGTGATCTTTGCCCCGCACGAGCTCTTTTGGCTTGTTTACGACCTCGCAAAACTCGTCGTTTACCTCTAGATGTAGCCCGCCCATATCTTTAAACCAGATCATATCGGGAGACGAGTTTATCAGCGTTTGTAGCCAAGTTTTTTGTAGCCACGACTCTTTACGTTCGGCGATCAAATTTAGCGCTTTTTCAAAGTAAAAGTCGTCTAAATTTGCGC of Campylobacter showae contains these proteins:
- a CDS encoding thiamine-phosphate pyrophosphorylase, which gives rise to MTNDERLYRVIDANLNRLKEGLRVVEDVRRYGFDDLALAKKIKNLRHKAKIPQKEFLKFRDAANDVLKPSLKDEQIRLNLDDLQTANIKRAQESARVLEECFKLIDVKISEIFKAVRYELYEIEKEI
- a CDS encoding mechanosensitive ion channel domain-containing protein, encoding MRKILAAVFALCISLNLFANTASDDLNATDILSVVNQINEANSQIAVIKAQSAENNETADKNVLFRTVLEKKEKLIEQIPYLIMQIEIDEEQVQNFKQEMQDLETKTKKLKNSSNQNLYVKNMLELERMRLDELFYSSLLNLENIFKEGGKAVNVKLAVEETLLSFQTEFYAQFKAFKDSLSEEVALAHKGELDALEAHKKTLEEILHYLRDNAELLTSNYIISELNLKTAIDFINEKASFTSKFNVGKAAIIFVVFLFFVSFTTLLSKLTLWALMKFFVKHDSDRQTKGRIVEIIKRPMLLTLIAYAIDICVSIAYYPAPMPIKFANFLTITFVIAVTWLILSVLNGYGMVLINELTKKSGRKEVINLILKIIYFIIFVIALLIVLSKLGFNVSAIIASLGIGGLAVALATKDILANFFASVMLLFDNSFSQGDWIVCGDIEGTVVEIGLRKTTVRTFDNALIFVPNSKLASDPIRNWSRRKMGRRIRMLIGLEYSATTEQIKKCVDEIKQMLIDHPDIAKGDDMGSKKASRYDRGIVSIDDLAGYKSNLFVVVDEFADSSINILVYCFSKTIVWGEFLAVKEDVMLKIMNIVEANGLGFAFPSQSLYVEEVKK
- the secG gene encoding preprotein translocase subunit SecG, with translation MDSLFLVLQFIFAVVLTIAVLLQKSSSIGLGAYSGSNESLFGAKGPAGFLAKFTFVVGVLFILNTLALSYVYNTQSSKSLIDSVDTSSLPAAPEAVVPQAPSAPAAPEAPVSEQK
- the frr gene encoding ribosome recycling factor; the protein is MLNEIYKKQKEHSDKCIEGLKRDFSTLRTGKVNISIVDNIYVDYYGSQTPLNQVATVLTSDASTISITPWEKPMLKTITAAISAANIGVNPNNDGESVKLFFPPMTVEQRQENAKHAKAFGEKAKVSIRNIRKDANDEVKKLEKDKAITEDESKKGQDEVQKITDSYTSKIDSLVKEKESELLKV
- a CDS encoding RDD family protein yields the protein MAKQKAQLASIGARVKAFITDLFLIGMPIYYLTTYVFLDGKDDFLHNQTAIFGANFAVALICCAFFAIKAQTPGYRSQNIYLIDLHSGRKLGFARVLLRYICFLLSGVSMVGLCLCFFRKDALNLHDLLTHSAAVCKKAE
- the pyrE gene encoding orotate phosphoribosyltransferase codes for the protein MNLEKIYKDAGAFLQGHFLLSSGNHSQFYLQSAKVLEDPQLAGALADELAAVIEKSGVEFDSVCSPALGGILAGYELARAAKKRFIFTERVERVMSLRRGFEVREGERFVICEDIITTGGSALEAARVIESLGGKVVAFAALANRGFCKVANLAGSVAKASAKLPADKPFFALGNFEFEIYEPANCPLCANGSKAIKPGSRGN
- a CDS encoding PAS domain S-box protein, whose translation is MYRVKLHICLTQDIKNKLEQYSKIPPRPRFEHEFKILQSAHDIPSPIPDGNQYLIIASRNCGLNLPELKNRIGENGFLAIYARGSDEITGEQKQIADEIWLESANLDDFYFEKALNLIAERKESWLQKTWLQTLINSSPDMIWFKDMGGLHLEVNDEFCEVVNKPKELVRGKDHYYIWDIPKEIYEQTDYVCVQTEDDVVAARKTCLFDEEVMRADGKLSKLKTYKTPIFDGETIIGTVGIARDVTKEHEYLQNIKYLAHYDQAHGASQPQPARRLFRRAKNGTYEHTLYGSGSL
- a CDS encoding polysaccharide deacetylase family protein; translated protein: MKKLVSALAFFAMAQFALADAHIFNYHRFDDDRHPTTNISSKNLREQFDYFKEKGYEVIPLSKLVDAIKNGEPVSDNWVVLTVDDGYKSFYEKGLPIFLEYGYPFALMIYVEATARKYGDFMTFEQIKEIEKYGEVGYHSYGHLHMVGLNEEKLKNDFEDGIGKFEKNMGYKPRYFAYPFGEYNDRVRDVAIEHGIEVILSQNSGAVAADSDLHELDRIPAMNGTHLPSALASKFLKAEWILPQDYPKDNKISELIIKTDENATHGYFSMTGQQTKKVKLENGQMTLKFNKPIDRYKVRMSLKVNGKTTTKILVKDINAE
- a CDS encoding type IV secretory system conjugative DNA transfer family protein: MSLQSPPTRKNMQKIMGFTRTRENAEKKGALIPSDFTHAAIIGETGSGKTTAMIYPNLLDRMQKGYAVFAVDYKGGESAKIKALARRAGRLKDVVSVGARLDAPINLIASMKPRDFKNCVKKPMESREKFWEEFGSSIATEFFKVLKALKIFAKKITPLNDCYTDAFYADVCTLARDFTFDVATILRLSQDLEKMLEFKDALNLICDNLDSSTLNFTRETIMINRAFLATADEFLDATSRYKDIGDERTRDDFRNYSMMMSPFLGLMNDDSLNGDGDGAAGDASIAGLLNSGKIVIFNAASCDKSALSFLLNSFLPELLKRVTMKQKRPISLFLDESAKLLSENTELNEEILRECEVELVLAFQNEFLLKRAIGGTAYEALMGNLTNRYFMRNKDVVRLGGSEVDCSTLEKFECVLEGDKIALEPIFIDEAECLQAELEFERENRLHERLLGKIYENRVIEFDEEIVDDGKIWVRDVDTGERECVFFSDEVLDIRPQDIYKRPPNTGGYNILLEDGTDDAQISFR
- a CDS encoding carbonic anhydrase; this translates as MQGILDGAVKFMEEDFLEHKELFESLGEKQTPHTLFVGCIDSRVVPSLITNTVPGDLVVVRNIANIVPPYRKSEEFLATTSAIEYALQTLNVQNVIICGHSNCGGCAALWMDEAKFSKTPNVKRWLDLLEPVKKRVQKLFGDNIAKREWITERLSLVNSFENLLSYPDVKAKFRDGELKIYAWHYIIETGEIYNYNFVTKSFKLLGVEK
- a CDS encoding Bax inhibitor-1/YccA family protein, with translation MSLYDRNYANSREHEVASEYSQSALSTFIKQTYQLFAASLLAASVGAYVGLYSSLGATVASNYWLFVILELGLLVGLMFAKRKAGLNLILLFAFTFVSGLTLTPILGRTFAMPGGAAIVAQAFTLTTVAFGGLSVFAMNTKRDFTALGKMLFITLIVLLVAMLLNLFFQSPIFQVALSCVAAVLFSAYILYDTQNIIRGNYETPIEGAVDLYLDFLNLFVSLLRILGFFNSDD